A window of Zingiber officinale cultivar Zhangliang chromosome 5A, Zo_v1.1, whole genome shotgun sequence contains these coding sequences:
- the LOC121979472 gene encoding bromodomain adjacent to zinc finger domain protein 2B-like, which translates to MDHGVPEDMMPSNMGSGVLLGLDMSLHPHQQQMQQQPKLHHQLAQQPAQQPAHQMLHFQSAGDVAEHRPLGRRGQYLSPFARDKQQPPAQTQQQHVLSSEEEPGYGEAEPADDPAARRSLTQQPPPASLWQRMKWTDSMVRLLVQVVYRVGDDGGAGAESEQQQMVAGKGKSKAGTAAALLQKKGKWKSVSREMMEKGFSVSPQQCEDKFNDLNKRYKRVNDLLGKGTACRVVENQALLDTMDHLSPKAKEEARKLLNSKHLFFREMCAYHHAGGGGSCTAAASAPPPPSQQVPPPPHQDPQQRHLCFHHPQGSRSDGTGVVASRALAVPTATDEEGMMMGDEVDDDDDVDSEDEDGFDVEDDEDDEDLGDGNNHKRRHHPHKHDEGEDEDSKELVAPGKKQRRASSQMSGSPPLTLTLSSQSGTMQQLRSELMAAMSTAGGGEQHQWLRKKAAELEEQRVAFQCRAFQLERQRFKWLRFCTNKEREMERTKLENERLCLENDRMLLLLRQKELELMQGGCGTANADHPSSSTA; encoded by the coding sequence ATGGATCATGGGGTGCCGGAAGACATGATGCCGAGCAACATGGGCTCAGGGGTGTTGCTTGGGTTGGACATGTCGCTGCATCCGCACCAACAGCAGATGCAACAGCAGCCGAAGCTTCATCACCAGCTGGCGCAGCAGCCAGCGCAGCAGCCAGCGCACCAGATGCTTCATTTCCAGTCCGCCGGCGACGTAGCAGAGCATCGCCCATTAGGCCGTCGCGGTCAATACTTGTCCCCGTTCGCGCGGGACAAGCAGCAGCCCCCTGCGCAGACGCAACAGCAGCACGTGTTGAGCTCCGAGGAGGAGCCCGGGTACGGCGAGGCTGAACCGGCGGACGACCCGGCGGCACGGCGATCGCTGACTCAACAGCCACCGCCGGCGTCGCTGTGGCAGAGGATGAAATGGACGGACAGTATGGTGAGATTGCTCGTCCAGGTGGTGTATCGCGTCGGCGACGATGGCGGCGCTGGAGCTGAGAGCGAGCAGCAGCAAATGGTGGCGGGTAAGGGGAAGAGTAAGGCGGGGACGGCGGCGGCACTGCTGCAGAAGAAGGGGAAGTGGAAGTCGGTGTCTCGGGAGATGATGGAGAAAGGGTTTTCGGTGTCGCCGCAGCAGTGTGAGGACAAGTTCAACGACCTCAACAAACGATACAAGCGGGTGAACGACTTGCTCGGAAAGGGCACGGCCTGCCGCGTTGTGGAGAACCAGGCTCTGCTCGACACCATGGACCACCTATCGCCGAAGGCCAAAGAGGAGGCGCGGAAGCTCCTAAATTCCAAGCACCTCTTCTTTCGCGAAATGTGCGCCTACCACCACGCCGGAGGCGGTGGCTCCTGCACCGCTGCGGCCAGCGCCCCGCCGCCACCGTCTCAGCAGGTGCCCCCGCCGCCGCATCAGGATCCTCAGCAGCGACATCTCTGTTTCCATCACCCTCAAGGAAGCCGCTCCGACGGGACCGGCGTGGTCGCTAGCCGAGCCTTGGCCGTGCCGACAGCCACCGACGAAGAGGGGATGATGATGGGCGACGAAGTGGACGACGACGATGACGTCGACAGCGAGGACGAGGACGGCTTTGACGTCGAAGACGACGAGGACGATGAGGATTTGGGAGACGGCAACAACCACAAGCGCCGTCACCACCCGCACAAGCACGACGAGGGGGAGGACGAGGACAGTAAAGAGCTCGTGGCGCCGGGAAAGAAGCAGAGGAGGGCGTCGTCCCAGATGTCAGGGTCGCCTCCTCTTACCCTGACCCTCTCGTCGCAGTCCGGCACAATGCAGCAGCTGCGGTCGGAGCTGATGGCGGCCATGTCAACGGCCGGCGGAGGCGAACAGCATCAGTGGCTGCGGAAGAAGGCCGCGGAGTTGGAGGAGCAGCGGGTGGCGTTCCAGTGCCGCGCCTTCCAGCTCGAGCGGCAGCGATTCAAGTGGCTCCGCTTCTGCACCAACAAAGAGCGCGAGATGGAGCGCACGAAGCTGGAAAACGAGCGCCTATGCCT